Within the Osmerus mordax isolate fOsmMor3 chromosome 6, fOsmMor3.pri, whole genome shotgun sequence genome, the region TGACTGAGTTTGTCACACgttctcttctgtctcttctgTTAAAGATTTTGACCAACCAGTATAACCAATATAAAGTCAAACCAAGTATGAGGGTGATGCCATCCAAAGTAGAGGGGTACTGAAGGAAGTCAAATAAGTCTTTCCCTATTTTTTGTGTGGAAAAACTTGACCAAGTCGTCCGCTGTTTATGGAGTACTTCAAGTGTATTTTGTCCCCAACAGGAAGAAGCTGGCTCAGCGTCTCCAGGATGCTGAAGAGACCATCAAGGCCACCAACTCCAAATGTGCCTCTCTGGAGAAGACCAAGCAGAGGCtgcaaggagaggtggaggaccttATGAACATCTTGAATGTCTAAAACATTCACAATAAAAAAGGTGGAATATTCAAAGCTGT harbors:
- the LOC136944791 gene encoding myosin heavy chain, skeletal muscle-like, with product MTSTNIKILTNQYNQYKVKPSMRVMPSKVEGKKLAQRLQDAEETIKATNSKCASLEKTKQRLQGEVEDLMNILNV